One genomic window of Streptomyces sp. NBC_01498 includes the following:
- a CDS encoding primosomal protein N': protein MSSDDEQPEESAGDGGPEQLALIRETVRAARVPRAKPRTWRGAPLAGELPVARVVVNKGVLHLDQFFDYAVPEELDEAAQPGVRVRVRFGAGAHQVRGGRREGGRLIDGFVVERRAESDYSGPLAALAGVVSPEPVLGPELLGLARAVADRYAGSLADVLQLAVPPRNARAEARPSPEPPPAPDRPEPGTWERYAKGPAFLDALADGGAPRAVWTALPGPHWAGELARAVAATLASGRGALVVVPDGRVAARLDTALTDLLGEGHHALLTAEAGPQKRYGQWLAVRRGAVRAVVGTRAAMFAPVRDLGLVAIWDDGDSSHSEQHAPQPHAREVLLLRAAHDRCAFLLGGTACTVEAAQLVETGWALPMTADRERFRAAAPLVRTVGDGELARDAAARTARLPSLAWQAVREGLTSGPVLVQVPRRGYAPRLACAHCREPARCRQCAGPLEVAGQGEPHCGWCGRPEPAWHCAECGGTRLRASVVGARRTAEELGRAFPAVPVRTSGRDHILDTVPARPALVVSTPGAEPVADGGYAAALLLDGWAMLGRSDLRAGEEALRRWLHAASLVRGQEDGGTVVVVAEPTLRPVQALVRWDPVGHAQRELAERAELGFPPVSRMASVTGRPEAVAALLAAAELPPEAEVLGPVPLPLTDPARPRRTGDPPPGEFWERALLRVPPGSGAALAAALKAAQARRLARGTGDPVRIRIDPPDIG, encoded by the coding sequence GTGAGCAGCGACGACGAGCAGCCGGAGGAGTCCGCCGGGGACGGCGGGCCGGAGCAGCTCGCGCTCATCCGGGAGACCGTGCGGGCCGCCCGGGTGCCGAGGGCCAAGCCGCGCACCTGGCGGGGGGCACCCCTGGCGGGGGAGCTGCCCGTGGCGCGGGTGGTGGTCAACAAGGGCGTGCTCCATCTCGACCAGTTCTTCGACTACGCGGTGCCCGAGGAGCTCGACGAGGCCGCGCAGCCGGGCGTGCGGGTGCGGGTGCGGTTCGGCGCCGGGGCCCATCAGGTGCGGGGCGGGCGCCGGGAGGGCGGCCGGCTGATCGACGGGTTCGTGGTCGAGCGGCGGGCCGAGTCCGACTACTCGGGGCCGCTGGCCGCGCTGGCCGGAGTCGTCTCCCCGGAGCCGGTGCTCGGCCCCGAGCTGCTGGGCCTCGCGCGGGCCGTCGCCGACCGGTACGCGGGCAGCCTCGCCGACGTCCTCCAACTGGCGGTGCCGCCGAGGAACGCGCGCGCGGAGGCCCGGCCGTCACCCGAGCCGCCGCCCGCGCCGGACCGGCCGGAGCCGGGCACCTGGGAGCGGTACGCGAAGGGCCCCGCCTTCCTCGACGCGCTCGCCGACGGCGGTGCCCCGCGCGCGGTGTGGACCGCGCTGCCCGGCCCGCACTGGGCCGGCGAACTGGCGCGGGCCGTCGCCGCCACCCTCGCCTCCGGGCGCGGAGCGCTCGTCGTCGTCCCCGACGGACGGGTGGCGGCCCGCCTCGACACCGCGCTCACGGACCTCCTCGGCGAGGGCCACCACGCCCTGCTCACCGCCGAGGCGGGCCCCCAGAAGCGGTACGGCCAGTGGCTCGCCGTCCGGCGCGGCGCGGTGCGGGCCGTCGTGGGGACCCGCGCGGCCATGTTCGCCCCCGTACGCGACCTCGGGCTCGTCGCCATCTGGGACGACGGCGACTCCAGCCACAGCGAGCAGCACGCACCCCAGCCGCACGCCCGCGAGGTGCTGCTCCTGCGCGCCGCGCACGACCGGTGCGCCTTCCTGCTCGGCGGCACCGCGTGCACCGTGGAGGCGGCCCAACTGGTCGAGACGGGCTGGGCGTTGCCCATGACCGCCGACCGCGAACGGTTCCGCGCCGCAGCGCCCCTCGTACGGACGGTCGGCGACGGCGAGCTGGCGCGCGACGCCGCCGCCCGGACGGCCCGGCTGCCGAGCCTGGCCTGGCAGGCCGTCCGGGAAGGACTGACGAGCGGCCCGGTCCTCGTCCAGGTCCCCCGGCGGGGCTACGCGCCCCGGCTCGCCTGCGCACACTGCCGGGAGCCCGCCCGGTGCCGCCAGTGCGCCGGGCCCCTGGAGGTGGCCGGGCAGGGGGAACCGCACTGCGGCTGGTGCGGGCGCCCCGAACCCGCCTGGCACTGCGCCGAGTGCGGCGGTACGCGGCTGCGCGCCAGTGTCGTCGGGGCCCGGCGTACGGCCGAGGAGCTGGGCCGGGCCTTCCCGGCGGTCCCGGTGCGCACGTCGGGCCGCGACCACATCCTCGACACCGTGCCCGCCCGGCCCGCGCTGGTGGTGAGCACCCCCGGCGCCGAGCCGGTCGCCGACGGCGGGTACGCGGCGGCGCTGCTCCTCGACGGCTGGGCCATGCTGGGCCGGTCGGACCTGCGGGCGGGGGAGGAGGCGCTGCGCCGCTGGCTGCACGCCGCCTCGCTGGTCCGGGGCCAGGAGGACGGCGGCACGGTCGTGGTGGTGGCGGAGCCGACACTGCGGCCGGTACAGGCACTCGTCCGGTGGGACCCGGTGGGCCACGCGCAGCGCGAGCTGGCCGAGCGGGCGGAGCTGGGCTTTCCGCCGGTCTCCCGGATGGCGTCGGTGACCGGCCGCCCCGAGGCGGTGGCCGCACTGCTGGCCGCCGCCGAACTGCCGCCCGAAGCCGAGGTGCTGGGCCCCGTACCCCTCCCGCTCACCGACCCGGCCCGCCCCCGCAGGACCGGCGACCCGCCACCCGGCGAGTTCTGGGAACGCGCGCTGCTGCGCGTGCCACCGGGCAGCGGAGCCGCACTGGCGGCGGCCCTGAAGGCGGCCCAGGCCCGCCGCCTGGCCCGGGGCACCGGCGACCCGGTCCGCATCCGCATCGACCCGCCGGACATCGGGTGA
- the fmt gene encoding methionyl-tRNA formyltransferase has translation MKLVFAGTPEVAVPALDALIASDRHEVAAVVTRPDAPAGRGRRLVASPVAQRAEEAGIEILRPARPRDEDFLTRLREIAPDCCPVVAYGALLPRVALGVPAHGWVNLHFSLLPAWRGAAPVQHAVLAGDGTTGAATFLIEEGLDSGPVYGVITEDVRPTDTSGDLLTRLAFAGAGLLTATMDGIEDGTLKAVPQPAEGITLAPKLTVDDARVDWAAPALRVDRVVRGCTPAPGAWTAFRGERLKLIQVTPVTDRTDLAPGELAVGKNSVHAGTGSYAVELLWVQPQGKKPMRAADWARGVRITPGERLGAAGGAADVG, from the coding sequence GTGAAGCTCGTCTTCGCAGGCACCCCCGAGGTCGCCGTACCCGCCCTGGACGCACTGATCGCCTCCGACCGGCACGAGGTCGCCGCCGTGGTCACCCGCCCCGACGCCCCGGCCGGCCGGGGCCGCCGGCTGGTCGCCAGCCCCGTCGCCCAGCGCGCCGAGGAGGCGGGCATCGAGATCCTGCGTCCCGCCCGGCCCCGCGACGAGGACTTCCTGACCCGGCTGCGGGAGATCGCCCCCGACTGCTGCCCCGTGGTCGCCTACGGGGCGCTGCTGCCGCGTGTCGCCCTCGGCGTCCCCGCCCACGGCTGGGTCAATCTGCACTTCTCCCTGCTGCCCGCCTGGCGCGGCGCCGCCCCCGTGCAGCACGCCGTCCTGGCCGGTGACGGGACGACCGGCGCCGCCACCTTCCTCATCGAGGAAGGACTGGACTCCGGTCCGGTCTACGGCGTGATCACCGAGGACGTACGGCCCACCGACACCAGCGGCGACCTGCTGACCCGTCTCGCCTTCGCCGGCGCCGGGCTGCTCACCGCCACCATGGACGGCATCGAGGACGGCACCCTCAAGGCCGTACCGCAGCCCGCCGAGGGCATCACGCTCGCCCCCAAGCTCACCGTGGACGACGCCCGCGTCGACTGGGCCGCGCCCGCGCTGCGCGTCGACCGCGTCGTTCGGGGCTGCACCCCCGCCCCCGGTGCCTGGACCGCCTTCCGCGGCGAACGCCTCAAACTGATCCAGGTCACGCCGGTGACCGACCGCACCGACCTGGCACCCGGGGAGCTGGCCGTCGGCAAGAACTCGGTGCACGCGGGCACCGGCTCGTACGCCGTCGAGCTGCTCTGGGTCCAGCCGCAGGGCAAGAAGCCGATGCGCGCCGCCGACTGGGCACGCGGGGTGCGGATCACCCCCGGCGAACGGCTCGGCGCGGCAGGCGGGGCGGCGGACGTAGGCTGA
- a CDS encoding RsmB/NOP family class I SAM-dependent RNA methyltransferase, whose amino-acid sequence MNEQARRRPAKTYRRPKKDPVRILAFEALRAVDERAAYANLVLPPLLKKAREAGDFDTRDAALATELVYGTLRRQGTYDAIISACVDRPLRQVDPPVLDVLALGAHQLLGTRIPSHAAVSASVELARVVLGDGRAKFVNAVLRKIAKDDLDTWVERVAPPYDEDAEDHLAVVHSHPRWVVSALWDALGGGRAGIEDLLEADNERPEVTLVARPGRIGAGELLDTLGEESALPGRWSPYAVRLAEGGEPGAIDAVRDGRAGVQDEGSQLVAVALADAPLEGPDTRWLDGCAGPGGKAALLAALAAGRGAHLLASEKQPHRARLVGRALAGNPGPYQVITADGTRPPWRPGVFDRVLVDVPCTGLGALRRRPEARWRRRPEDLEGFAPLQRSLLREALKAVRVGGVVAYATCSPHPAETRAVVEDVLKGRGGPAAEADWIDARPLMPGVPALGAGPDVQLWPHLHGTDAMYLALLRRTA is encoded by the coding sequence TTGAACGAGCAGGCCCGTCGCCGTCCCGCCAAGACCTACCGCCGTCCCAAGAAGGATCCCGTGCGGATCCTCGCCTTCGAGGCGCTGCGGGCCGTGGACGAACGTGCCGCGTACGCCAACCTCGTCCTCCCGCCGCTGCTCAAGAAGGCCAGGGAGGCCGGCGACTTCGACACCCGGGACGCCGCGCTCGCCACCGAGCTCGTCTACGGCACACTGCGCCGCCAGGGCACCTACGACGCGATCATCTCCGCCTGCGTGGACCGCCCGCTGCGCCAGGTCGACCCGCCCGTGCTCGACGTACTCGCCCTCGGCGCCCACCAGTTGCTCGGCACCCGCATCCCCAGCCACGCCGCCGTGTCGGCGAGCGTCGAACTGGCCCGGGTGGTGCTCGGCGACGGGCGCGCGAAGTTCGTCAACGCCGTCCTGCGGAAGATCGCCAAGGACGACCTCGACACCTGGGTGGAGCGGGTCGCGCCGCCCTACGACGAGGACGCCGAGGACCATCTCGCCGTCGTCCACTCCCACCCGCGCTGGGTCGTCTCCGCGCTCTGGGACGCGCTCGGCGGCGGCCGGGCCGGGATCGAGGACCTGCTCGAGGCCGACAACGAACGCCCCGAGGTGACGCTCGTCGCGCGCCCCGGCCGGATCGGCGCCGGCGAACTGCTCGACACCCTGGGCGAGGAGTCCGCGCTGCCGGGCCGCTGGTCCCCGTACGCGGTCCGGCTCGCCGAGGGCGGCGAACCCGGCGCCATCGACGCCGTACGCGACGGGCGGGCCGGAGTCCAGGACGAGGGCAGCCAGCTCGTCGCGGTGGCGCTCGCCGACGCGCCGCTGGAGGGCCCCGACACCCGCTGGCTGGACGGCTGCGCCGGTCCCGGCGGAAAGGCCGCCCTGCTGGCCGCGCTCGCCGCGGGCCGTGGCGCGCACCTGCTCGCCTCCGAGAAGCAGCCGCACCGGGCGCGCCTGGTCGGGCGCGCGCTCGCGGGCAACCCCGGCCCGTACCAGGTCATCACCGCCGACGGCACCCGCCCGCCGTGGCGGCCCGGGGTCTTCGACCGGGTCCTGGTCGACGTGCCCTGCACCGGACTCGGCGCCCTGCGCCGCCGCCCGGAGGCCCGCTGGCGGCGCCGCCCCGAGGATCTGGAGGGCTTCGCGCCGCTCCAGCGGTCACTGCTGCGTGAGGCGCTGAAGGCCGTACGGGTCGGCGGAGTCGTCGCGTACGCCACGTGCTCCCCGCACCCCGCCGAGACGCGCGCGGTCGTGGAGGACGTACTGAAGGGCAGGGGCGGCCCGGCGGCCGAGGCCGACTGGATCGACGCCCGTCCCCTGATGCCCGGCGTCCCGGCCCTGGGCGCGGGCCCCGACGTCCAGCTCTGGCCCCATCTGCACGGCACGGACGCGATGTACCTGGCACTGCTGCGGCGTACGGCCTGA
- the rpe gene encoding ribulose-phosphate 3-epimerase, whose translation MAQINPSILSADFARLAEEAKAAEGADWLHVDVMDNHFVPNLTLGVPVVEALARATEIPLDCHLMIEEPDRWAPQYVEAGAGSVTFHAEAAAAPVRLAREIRAKGARASMALKPATPVEPYEDLLPELDMLLIMTVEPGFGGQAFLDIMLPKIRRSRELIAKHGLELWLQVDGGVSAETIERCAEAGADVFVAGSAVYGTDDPAAAVRMLRHQADEATASAGWACAH comes from the coding sequence ATGGCTCAGATCAACCCCAGCATCCTGTCCGCCGATTTCGCCCGCCTCGCCGAGGAGGCGAAAGCCGCCGAGGGCGCCGACTGGCTCCATGTCGACGTCATGGACAACCACTTCGTGCCCAATCTGACCCTCGGCGTGCCGGTGGTGGAAGCGCTCGCCCGCGCCACGGAGATCCCGCTGGACTGCCATCTGATGATCGAGGAGCCCGACCGCTGGGCGCCCCAGTACGTCGAGGCCGGAGCCGGTTCCGTCACCTTCCACGCGGAGGCGGCGGCGGCACCCGTACGGCTGGCGCGCGAGATCCGCGCCAAGGGCGCCCGCGCCTCGATGGCGCTGAAGCCCGCCACGCCGGTCGAGCCGTACGAGGACCTGCTCCCCGAACTCGACATGCTGCTGATCATGACCGTGGAGCCGGGCTTCGGCGGCCAGGCGTTCCTCGACATCATGCTGCCCAAGATCCGCCGCAGCCGGGAACTGATCGCCAAGCACGGACTGGAGCTGTGGCTCCAGGTCGACGGCGGAGTCTCCGCCGAGACCATCGAACGGTGCGCCGAGGCGGGCGCCGACGTCTTCGTCGCGGGCTCGGCGGTGTACGGCACGGACGACCCGGCGGCAGCCGTACGCATGCTGCGCCACCAGGCCGACGAGGCGACCGCCTCGGCCGGCTGGGCCTGCGCCCACTGA
- a CDS encoding sugar-binding transcriptional regulator: protein MSAGRPALRMGPAELVQAAAMARRFYLEGKSKIQIAEEFGVSRFKVARVLETALERDLVRIEIRVPAELDAERSDALRARYGLRHAVVVESPEGAEESPDPENLGEVAADLLGELVVEGDVLGLAWGRSTIHMAAALDRLPPCTVVQLTGVYDAGTAERGSVEAVRRAAQVSGGEAHPIYAPMLLPDPATAAALRGQTGIARAFDYFDKVTVAAVSIGSWEAGISTVHDMLTDEERSHYASLGVEAEMSAHLFDAEGRRVGRDLGERCITVEADRLRRIPEVVAIAGGQRKGAAIGAVLRSGLVTSLVTDTAAADFLLRDFAPGPRPALERADPDGA from the coding sequence ATGTCGGCGGGTCGGCCGGCCCTGCGCATGGGACCCGCGGAACTGGTCCAGGCGGCGGCCATGGCGCGCCGCTTCTATCTGGAGGGCAAGTCCAAGATCCAGATCGCCGAGGAGTTCGGCGTCAGCCGCTTCAAGGTGGCCCGGGTCCTGGAGACCGCGCTCGAACGCGACCTGGTGAGGATCGAGATCCGGGTCCCCGCCGAACTGGACGCCGAGCGCTCCGACGCCCTGCGCGCCCGTTACGGTCTGCGGCACGCCGTCGTCGTGGAGTCGCCCGAGGGCGCCGAGGAGTCGCCCGACCCGGAGAACCTGGGGGAGGTCGCCGCCGATCTCCTCGGCGAACTGGTGGTCGAGGGCGATGTCCTCGGACTCGCCTGGGGCCGCTCCACCATCCACATGGCCGCCGCCCTCGACCGGCTCCCGCCGTGCACGGTCGTCCAGCTGACCGGTGTGTACGACGCGGGCACCGCCGAGCGCGGCTCCGTCGAGGCCGTACGCCGCGCCGCCCAGGTCTCCGGCGGCGAGGCGCACCCGATCTACGCCCCGATGCTGCTGCCCGACCCCGCGACCGCCGCGGCCCTGCGCGGCCAGACCGGTATCGCCCGCGCCTTCGACTACTTCGACAAGGTCACCGTCGCCGCCGTCTCCATCGGCTCCTGGGAGGCGGGGATCTCCACGGTCCACGACATGCTCACCGACGAGGAGCGCTCGCACTACGCGTCCCTCGGGGTGGAGGCGGAGATGTCCGCCCACCTCTTCGACGCGGAGGGCCGCCGGGTCGGCCGGGACCTCGGCGAGCGCTGCATCACCGTCGAGGCCGACCGGCTGCGCCGTATCCCGGAGGTCGTCGCGATCGCGGGCGGCCAGCGCAAGGGCGCTGCCATCGGCGCCGTCCTGAGATCCGGGCTCGTCACGAGCCTGGTCACCGACACGGCCGCCGCGGATTTCCTGCTGCGGGACTTCGCACCGGGCCCCCGCCCGGCCCTGGAGCGCGCGGACCCGGACGGCGCCTGA
- a CDS encoding GuaB1 family IMP dehydrogenase-related protein encodes MRFLNDLKPPYDLTYDDVFMVPSRSAVGSRQGVDLTSPDGTGTTIPLVVANMTAIAGRRMAETVARRGGLVVIPQDIPIGVVTEVVSWVKTRHLVLDTPIILAPTQTVGDALSLLPKRAHGAGVVVDSGRRPVGVVTDHDLTGVDRFTQLSEVMSRDLLLVDADIDPSEAFDRLDGANRKLAPAVGADGGLVGILTRKAALRATLYTPATDANGALRIAAAVGINGDVAGKAKQLLDAGVDTLVVDTAHGHQESMLAAIRAVRALDPKVPVVAGNIVAAEGVRDLIEAGADIVKVGVGPGAMCTTRMMTGVGRPQFSAVLECAAEAKKYGKHVWADGGVRHPRDVAMALAAGASNVMIGSWFAGTYESPGDLQQSADGRLYKESFGMASARAVRNRTSEESAYDRARKALFEEGISTSRMFLDPARPGVEDLIDSIIAGVRSACTYAGANSLEEFAEKSIVGVQSAAGYAEGKPLHASWS; translated from the coding sequence ATGCGTTTCCTCAACGATCTGAAGCCCCCGTACGACCTGACCTACGACGATGTGTTCATGGTGCCGAGCCGGTCCGCCGTCGGCTCCCGGCAGGGCGTGGACCTCACCTCGCCCGACGGCACCGGCACCACCATTCCCCTCGTCGTCGCCAACATGACGGCGATCGCGGGCCGCCGGATGGCGGAGACCGTCGCCCGGCGCGGCGGGCTCGTCGTCATCCCCCAGGACATTCCGATCGGGGTCGTCACCGAGGTCGTCTCGTGGGTCAAGACGCGTCATCTCGTCCTCGACACCCCGATCATCCTGGCGCCGACCCAGACCGTCGGCGACGCGCTGTCGCTGCTGCCCAAGCGGGCGCACGGTGCCGGAGTGGTGGTCGACTCGGGGCGGCGTCCCGTCGGGGTCGTCACCGACCACGACCTGACCGGCGTCGACCGTTTCACCCAGCTCTCCGAGGTCATGTCGCGGGACCTGCTCCTCGTCGACGCGGACATCGACCCGAGCGAGGCGTTCGACCGGCTCGACGGCGCCAACCGCAAACTGGCCCCGGCCGTCGGCGCGGACGGCGGACTGGTCGGTATCCTCACCCGTAAGGCCGCCCTGCGCGCCACCCTCTACACCCCGGCCACGGACGCGAACGGCGCGCTGCGGATCGCCGCCGCCGTCGGTATCAACGGTGACGTCGCGGGCAAGGCGAAGCAGCTGCTGGACGCGGGTGTGGACACGCTCGTCGTGGACACCGCGCACGGCCACCAGGAGTCGATGCTCGCCGCGATCCGGGCGGTCCGGGCGCTGGACCCGAAGGTGCCGGTCGTCGCGGGCAACATCGTGGCCGCCGAGGGCGTACGCGACCTGATCGAGGCGGGCGCCGACATCGTCAAGGTGGGCGTGGGCCCCGGCGCCATGTGCACCACCCGCATGATGACCGGTGTCGGCCGGCCGCAGTTCTCGGCCGTGCTGGAGTGCGCGGCCGAGGCGAAGAAGTACGGCAAGCACGTCTGGGCGGACGGTGGGGTCCGCCACCCGCGCGATGTCGCGATGGCCCTGGCCGCCGGGGCGTCGAACGTCATGATCGGTTCCTGGTTCGCGGGCACGTACGAATCGCCCGGCGACCTCCAGCAGAGTGCCGACGGGCGGCTCTACAAGGAGTCCTTCGGCATGGCGTCGGCCCGCGCCGTACGCAACCGCACGAGCGAGGAGTCCGCGTACGACCGGGCCCGCAAGGCGCTCTTCGAGGAGGGCATCTCCACCTCGCGGATGTTCCTGGACCCGGCGCGGCCGGGCGTCGAGGACCTGATCGACTCGATCATCGCCGGGGTCCGGTCCGCGTGCACGTACGCCGGGGCGAACTCGCTGGAGGAGTTCGCGGAGAAATCGATCGTCGGTGTGCAGAGCGCGGCGGGGTACGCGGAGGGCAAACCGCTCCACGCGAGCTGGAGTTGA
- a CDS encoding RNA polymerase sigma factor SigF, with protein sequence MSTASTVPTDTARYGTHQADMAELGLPYVECPGDVAPKDAREISRSFFVRLSELEEGTHEYQYVRNTLIELNLALVRYAATRFRNRSDQMEDIVQVGTIGLIKAIDRFELSREVEFATFAVPYIVGEIKRFFRDTSWAVHVPRRLQELRIDLAKATDELSQRLDRSPTTAELAEYLDLDTNEVIEGVVASNGYTAGSIDMPSDDTAESSSPLSDRLGALDAQLEAAENVQALKPLIDGLNDREKWILQMRFGAEMTQSEIGERLGVSQMHVSRLLSRITGRLREGLLAVE encoded by the coding sequence GTGTCCACGGCGAGCACAGTCCCGACCGACACCGCGCGGTACGGAACGCACCAGGCCGACATGGCGGAACTGGGGCTCCCGTATGTGGAGTGCCCGGGGGACGTCGCGCCCAAGGACGCCCGGGAGATCTCACGGAGCTTCTTCGTCCGGCTGTCCGAGCTGGAAGAGGGCACGCACGAATACCAGTACGTCCGCAACACGCTGATCGAGCTGAACCTGGCTCTCGTGCGCTACGCGGCGACCCGCTTCCGTAACCGCTCGGACCAGATGGAGGACATCGTCCAGGTCGGCACCATCGGCCTGATCAAGGCGATCGACCGGTTCGAGCTGAGCCGCGAGGTGGAGTTCGCGACGTTCGCCGTCCCCTACATCGTCGGCGAGATCAAGCGGTTCTTCCGGGACACGAGCTGGGCCGTGCACGTGCCGCGCCGCCTCCAGGAACTGCGGATCGACCTGGCGAAGGCGACGGACGAACTGTCGCAGCGCCTCGACCGCTCCCCGACGACGGCCGAACTCGCCGAATACCTCGACCTGGACACCAACGAGGTCATCGAGGGCGTCGTCGCGAGCAACGGCTACACCGCCGGCTCGATCGACATGCCCTCGGACGACACCGCCGAGTCCTCCTCCCCGCTCTCGGACCGGCTCGGCGCCCTCGACGCCCAGCTGGAGGCGGCGGAGAACGTCCAGGCGCTCAAGCCGCTGATCGACGGGCTGAACGACCGCGAGAAGTGGATCCTCCAGATGCGCTTCGGCGCGGAGATGACGCAGTCGGAGATCGGCGAGCGGCTGGGCGTCTCGCAGATGCACGTGTCGCGTCTGCTGTCGCGGATCACCGG